The following coding sequences are from one Synechococcus sp. HK05 window:
- the pepN gene encoding aminopeptidase N, which yields MATVRLADYRPAPCLIAHTHLTVELFADQALVEAEYQFEPNPLAEPGPLELQGVELELLALELNGVPLAAEAYTLEPTRLVVHQPPVEPFRLRSRVRIHPATNTSLEGLYVSGGMFTTQCEAVGFRRITFHPDRPDLLSRFRVRIEADQASCPVLLSNGNCLETGELPEGRHYAVWDDPFPKPSYLFALVAGRLEEVRDQFTTRSGRSVQLRLHVEPGDAPFTAHAMASLKRSMLWDEQRYGLEYDLDEFNIVAVRHFNMGAMENKSLNIFNSKLVLADAATATDGELERIESVIGHEYFHNWTGNRITCRDWFQLSLKEGLTVFRDASFTADLHSAAVKRIEDVSLLRNTQFREDAGPTAHPIQPDHYQAIDNFYTTTIYEKGAEVIRVLHTLLGEETFMRGMSLYVSRHDGTAATCNDFVQAMQDVAEQAWAEGAALPRFDFAQFRHWYSQAGTPQLQIERHWDGDQGSLRLQVRQSTPPTPGQPEKQPLVIPLVLGLVGQAGEPLPVRLQGENVAEASAAALSHAWGDGSRLLVIDQPEQQFCVEGLEPHSHPPALSVLRGFSAPVKLELQRSTNELLHLLACDSDPFARWDAGQVLLRQAVLERAAGSPNEELEEGLVAAFDRILAEVGLCDSNRSMLLALPGLPELEDAAVAAAGHSDPPALFQALLDLQQRFGTALAEPLEHTLERCRPQWLLAWPDGVGDRDLTATAWSWRVAAGDLGVRAEAAAAVGGPSMTLARAGLRALHCHETPERAAAMAAFHDRWQEKPVILDAWFALEASAPFGDGVARVQALLEHPRFDPAAPNSIRAVLGGFAGNVAQFHAADGRGYRFMAEQIALLDQRNPITASRMAKLFSRWQSYGPARSARMHDALEQLAAASLSTNTREVVGQCLGAA from the coding sequence ATGGCCACCGTTCGCCTCGCCGATTACCGGCCGGCCCCCTGTCTGATCGCCCACACCCACCTCACGGTTGAGCTGTTTGCCGATCAGGCCCTGGTGGAGGCCGAGTATCAATTCGAACCCAACCCGCTGGCTGAGCCCGGCCCCCTGGAGCTGCAGGGGGTGGAGCTGGAGCTGCTGGCGCTTGAGCTCAATGGCGTGCCGCTGGCGGCGGAGGCTTACACCCTCGAACCCACCCGGCTGGTGGTGCATCAGCCGCCGGTGGAGCCATTTCGCTTGCGCAGCCGGGTGCGGATTCACCCGGCCACCAACACAAGCCTGGAGGGTCTGTATGTGAGTGGTGGCATGTTCACCACCCAGTGCGAGGCGGTGGGCTTTCGGCGCATCACCTTTCACCCCGACCGTCCCGATCTCCTCAGCCGCTTCCGCGTGCGCATTGAGGCCGATCAAGCCAGCTGTCCGGTGCTGCTCTCCAATGGCAATTGCCTCGAAACCGGTGAGCTGCCGGAAGGCCGCCATTACGCCGTGTGGGACGACCCATTCCCCAAGCCCTCCTATCTGTTTGCCCTGGTGGCCGGCCGGTTGGAGGAGGTGCGCGATCAGTTCACCACCCGCAGCGGCCGCAGCGTGCAACTGCGCCTGCACGTGGAGCCCGGCGATGCGCCATTCACGGCCCATGCCATGGCCTCGCTGAAGCGTTCGATGCTCTGGGATGAGCAGCGCTACGGCCTGGAATACGACCTCGATGAGTTCAACATCGTGGCGGTGCGCCATTTCAACATGGGCGCGATGGAGAACAAGAGCCTCAATATCTTCAATTCCAAGCTGGTGCTCGCCGATGCCGCCACCGCCACCGATGGCGAGCTTGAGCGCATCGAAAGTGTGATCGGCCATGAGTATTTCCACAACTGGACCGGCAACCGCATCACCTGCCGCGACTGGTTCCAGCTCTCCCTGAAGGAAGGACTCACGGTGTTTCGTGATGCCAGCTTCACGGCTGATCTGCATTCAGCCGCGGTGAAGCGGATTGAGGATGTGTCGCTGTTGCGTAATACGCAGTTTCGAGAAGATGCCGGGCCCACCGCGCACCCGATCCAGCCGGATCACTACCAGGCGATCGATAACTTCTACACCACCACGATCTATGAAAAGGGAGCGGAGGTGATCCGCGTGCTCCACACCCTGCTGGGGGAGGAGACGTTCATGCGGGGTATGTCGCTGTATGTGAGCCGTCATGACGGCACCGCCGCCACCTGCAACGACTTCGTGCAGGCCATGCAGGACGTAGCCGAACAGGCCTGGGCCGAAGGCGCCGCCTTGCCGCGCTTCGATTTCGCGCAGTTTCGCCATTGGTACAGCCAGGCGGGTACTCCGCAGCTGCAGATCGAGCGCCACTGGGATGGCGATCAGGGCAGCCTGCGGCTGCAGGTGCGCCAGAGCACCCCGCCCACCCCTGGCCAACCTGAGAAACAGCCCCTCGTGATTCCGCTGGTGCTGGGTCTGGTGGGCCAGGCCGGCGAGCCGCTGCCGGTGCGGCTCCAGGGGGAAAACGTCGCCGAGGCCAGCGCCGCGGCCCTCAGCCACGCCTGGGGGGATGGCAGCAGGCTGCTGGTGATCGATCAGCCCGAGCAGCAGTTCTGTGTGGAGGGTCTGGAGCCCCACAGCCATCCGCCGGCCCTCTCTGTGCTGCGGGGGTTCTCGGCACCGGTGAAGCTCGAGCTGCAACGCAGCACCAACGAGTTGCTGCACCTGCTCGCCTGCGACAGCGACCCCTTCGCCCGTTGGGATGCCGGCCAGGTGCTGCTGCGCCAGGCGGTGCTCGAGCGGGCTGCCGGCTCCCCCAATGAGGAGCTGGAAGAAGGGCTGGTGGCGGCCTTCGATCGCATCCTGGCCGAGGTGGGCCTGTGCGATTCCAACCGCAGCATGCTCCTCGCCCTGCCTGGCCTGCCGGAACTGGAAGATGCGGCGGTGGCTGCGGCAGGCCACTCCGATCCACCGGCCCTGTTTCAGGCGTTGCTGGATCTGCAGCAGCGCTTCGGCACGGCGCTCGCTGAGCCGCTGGAGCACACGCTGGAGCGCTGCAGGCCCCAATGGTTGCTGGCCTGGCCCGATGGCGTTGGCGACCGCGACCTCACCGCCACGGCCTGGAGCTGGCGGGTGGCGGCCGGCGATCTGGGCGTGCGCGCGGAGGCGGCGGCGGCCGTGGGCGGCCCCTCGATGACCTTGGCCCGGGCGGGTTTGCGGGCCCTGCACTGCCACGAAACCCCCGAGCGGGCGGCGGCGATGGCCGCCTTCCATGACCGTTGGCAGGAGAAGCCGGTGATCCTTGATGCCTGGTTCGCCCTGGAGGCCTCAGCCCCCTTCGGTGATGGGGTGGCCCGGGTGCAGGCGCTGCTCGAGCATCCGCGCTTCGATCCGGCGGCGCCCAATTCGATTCGGGCGGTGCTGGGGGGCTTTGCCGGCAATGTGGCGCAGTTCCATGCCGCGGATGGCCGCGGCTATCGCTTCATGGCCGAGCAGATTGCCCTGCTCGATCAGCGCAATCCGATCACCGCCTCACGCATGGCCAAGCTCTTCAGCCGTTGGCAGAGCTACGGGCCCGCGCGCAGCGCCCGCATGCATGATGCCCTCGAGCAGTTGGCTGCCGCCAGCCTCTCCACTAACACGCGCGAGGTGGTGGGCCAGTGCCTCGGTGCCGCCTAA
- a CDS encoding cAMP phosphodiesterase, with amino-acid sequence MRPSASRLALLLLPLALTLAPMAAVAAPASEAEMSLYTRIGALNVCIARAAGIEFDKAVAVAGETIAQVIQGQHDGAIAQVGPKPLTIDELRKGAINSAVLGAVEVCPDEVPADVRQKVEQVLKNRSSAPAASPAPAKK; translated from the coding sequence GTGCGCCCCTCCGCCAGTCGCCTCGCTCTCCTGCTGCTTCCCCTGGCTCTCACCCTGGCTCCGATGGCTGCGGTGGCGGCACCGGCCTCCGAAGCGGAGATGAGCCTCTACACCCGCATCGGTGCCTTGAATGTGTGCATTGCCCGGGCTGCCGGTATCGAGTTCGACAAGGCGGTGGCCGTGGCGGGCGAAACCATCGCCCAGGTGATTCAGGGCCAGCACGATGGTGCCATCGCTCAGGTGGGGCCCAAGCCCCTCACCATTGATGAGCTGCGCAAGGGTGCGATCAATTCCGCTGTGCTCGGTGCCGTTGAGGTGTGCCCGGATGAGGTGCCTGCCGATGTGCGTCAAAAGGTGGAGCAAGTGCTGAAGAACCGCAGCAGCGCCCCTGCCGCCAGCCCCGCTCCCGCCAAGAAATAA